Proteins from a genomic interval of Shewanella seohaensis:
- a CDS encoding YchE family NAAT transporter, translated as MELTLYVKFFLGLVAIINPIGLLPVFVSLTSHQTEAERNHTGKVANFAVVVILLVTIVAGQHILNMFSISLSAFRIAGGTLIAIIAMSMLQGKLGEVKRNQEEDRESSAMESVAVVPLALPLMAGPGAISSVIVFAAEHNSFSNFVAMFITVIIFGLVSFALFRMASIIYKILGKTGINVITRLMGLLMLSIGIEVIAAGIKGLFPQLFS; from the coding sequence TTGGAGTTAACACTTTACGTTAAATTTTTTCTTGGCCTCGTTGCCATTATCAACCCCATTGGTTTGTTGCCAGTGTTTGTGAGCTTAACCAGTCATCAAACCGAAGCCGAGCGTAACCATACGGGTAAAGTGGCTAACTTTGCGGTGGTGGTGATCCTGCTAGTGACCATAGTGGCGGGACAACATATTTTGAATATGTTTAGTATTTCACTCTCGGCCTTTAGGATTGCCGGCGGCACACTGATCGCCATTATTGCGATGTCGATGCTGCAGGGTAAATTGGGTGAAGTAAAACGCAACCAAGAGGAAGACCGCGAATCTTCGGCGATGGAGTCCGTGGCGGTGGTGCCGTTAGCCTTGCCGTTAATGGCAGGCCCCGGTGCGATTAGCTCGGTCATCGTGTTTGCCGCAGAGCATAATTCCTTCTCCAATTTTGTGGCGATGTTTATCACAGTGATCATTTTTGGCTTGGTGAGTTTCGCCCTGTTCAGAATGGCGTCAATCATCTACAAAATTCTTGGTAAAACAGGCATTAACGTTATTACCCGTTTGATGGGGCTATTAATGCTGTCGATCGGGATTGAGGTGATTGCCGCTGGTATTAAAGGGCTGTTCCCACAACTCTTTAGCTAA